DNA sequence from the Amycolatopsis sp. Hca4 genome:
CGAGACCGAGAAGACGGTCCGGGTCCCCGACGTCGAGGAGACGATCCGGATCCGCGCCTCCGACGTGCCGAAGCCCCCGGCGAAGCCGTCGGCCAAGCCCGCGATCAAGCCCGCGGTGAAACCGGCACCCAAACCGGCGCCGAAGCCGGCGCCGCGGGCGACCGGAGCGCAGAAACCGACTGGCGAGTAACCTTCCACCCGACACGGGCGCGGACGAGCCTGCGCGGTCGGTACCGACCGGCTATCGTCCCTGCTCACGCGGGATCACCTGGAGGTTTTGCGCATGGGTGCGGCATATCGGACCGTGGTGGTGGGCACGGACGGCTCGGAGTCTTCGTTCGCGGCGGTGGACCGCGCGGCGGCGGTCGCCGGCGACGCGGGCGCCACGCTCGTCATCGCGTGTGCGTTCTACCCGGCGAGCCAGTCCGACGTCGAGAAGGCTCAAGACGCCCTCGGCGATGAGGCGTACCAGGTCGTGGGCTCGGCCCCGGCCGAAGACACCCTGCAGTCGGCGCGGGACCGGGCGGCGCGCGCGGGTGCGGAGAAGATCGACACGGTCGCGGTCAAGGGCGACCCGGTCGACTCGCTGCGCAAGGTGGTCAAGGAGCGCGAGGCCGACCTGCTGGTGGTCGGCAACCGCGGGCTGAACACGATCGCCGGCCGGATCCTGGGCTCGGTGCCGTCCGAGGTGGCCCGCAAGTCCGGCGTGGACGTGCTGATCGTCCACACGACCTGACGTGACCGATCCGAGCGAGGAACTTCAGCAGCGGCTCGAACGCGTCCTGCTCGGCGGCCGGCGGAAGTACACCCGGCTCGAGGTGGCGGAGAAGGCCGGCGTGCCCGACGAGCGGTCACGCCGGCTCTGGCGCGCGCTGGGGTTCGCGACGGTCCGCGACGACGAGGTGGTCTTCACCGACGCCGACGTCGAGGCGATGCGGACCGCCGACCAGCTGGTCCAGTCCGGCCTGATCGACCCGAGCATCGAGGTGTCGGTGACGCGCGCGCTCGGCCAGCACCTGTCGCGGCTGGCCGAATGGCAGGTCGACATGCTGTGGCAGCTGATCCGGGACCAGCCGGAGCTCGGCCGCAGCGAGCGCCAGGTGACGCGCCTGGTCGACCGGTTGCTGCCCGAGCTGGAGCAGGTGCAGAACTTCGTCTGGCGCCGCCACCTGGCCGCGTACGCCGGCCGCGCGTTCGCGGCTTCGGACGAGCACCTGGAGGCCCGCACCGAGGTGGTCGGGTTCGTCGACATGGTGGGCTACACGCGCCTGACGCGCCAGATCGGCGAGGACGAGCTGAGCCGCGTGCTCGACGCGTTCGAGACCCTGGCCACAGAGGTGATCGCCGAGCACCACGGCCGCGTGGTGAAGATGATCGGCGACGAGGTCCTGTTCGTGGCGGACACCCCGGTCGACGCGGCGGAGATCGCCCTGACGCTGACCGAGCGCACATCGGCGGACGAGACACTGCCGGCGGTCCGCGCGGGCATGGCGTCGGGCCGCATCCTGTCGCGCTTCGGCGACGTCTACGGCTCGGTGGTCAACCTGGCGGCCCGCCTGACGTCGGTGGCCCGCCCGGGCACGATCCTGGTCGACCGCGAACTGGCGACCGAACTGGCGGAGGAGAAGGCGTACGACCTCCGCCCCCGCAGACCGGTGACGGTCCGCGGCTACAACCGCCTCCGCCCGGCGGCCCTGCGCCGCGCGAGCGCCGCCCCGACGGGCATGTTCGCCAGTTCCCAGCAGCTGGCGGCGGAGATGCTGGGCCTGACAGCCGCAGCTGCCGAAGCCGAGCCTGCCGACGAGCGCGTGGAGCACGGAGAGGGACACACCGAGGCAGGACCTCGCCGTCGGCGGCGCCGTCGTCTCCGCTGACCCGTCGGAAGCGGTGGCGGTGTCCCGGCCGACGCTCGACCCACGCCGGTAAACTCGCCTCTCGCCGGAACGAAGCGGGGAGGTGGACGCGTGGCACGGCACCAGTCCGGCGTTGGTGAGCCGACCAGGCTGCGTCCGCACGACGTCGTGAGCGGTGCGGCGTGACCCAGCCGATGCGACGCCGCAACGTGATCGCCCGGGCCGTACTTCACTGGCTGTACGTCGAGAACGATGCGTATCCGGTTGCCGAAGATTTTCTCGAGCTCCCGGAGTCTCGCATCGACGGCGAGCAGGTCGGGCGCGACGAATTCGCCCGCATCATCCGGTGGCTGGATGACCGCGGTCTTGTCGACGGCGTACGCGTCGACGAGCAGGACTATCCGGTCAGGATCATCCTCACCCCTCGGGGCAGGTTGGTCGTCGTCGAGCAGGACGGTTGGGTACAACCCGAGGCCGCACCGGCGAAGCCGCACGTCTCCACTGTCGCGGAAGCGTTTCTCGGCTGGCTGTACCAGCATGACCACGAGCAGCCGCCGCCGAAACGATTCCTCGACGACCAGCTCTCCGAAATCGAAGGTCATCAGGTCAGCGAAGCCGATCTGGTGGAGGCCGTCGAGCTGCTTCTCGCGCAGCAGCTCGTGGACGGCCCGG
Encoded proteins:
- a CDS encoding universal stress protein, with product MGAAYRTVVVGTDGSESSFAAVDRAAAVAGDAGATLVIACAFYPASQSDVEKAQDALGDEAYQVVGSAPAEDTLQSARDRAARAGAEKIDTVAVKGDPVDSLRKVVKEREADLLVVGNRGLNTIAGRILGSVPSEVARKSGVDVLIVHTT
- a CDS encoding adenylate/guanylate cyclase domain-containing protein, giving the protein MTDPSEELQQRLERVLLGGRRKYTRLEVAEKAGVPDERSRRLWRALGFATVRDDEVVFTDADVEAMRTADQLVQSGLIDPSIEVSVTRALGQHLSRLAEWQVDMLWQLIRDQPELGRSERQVTRLVDRLLPELEQVQNFVWRRHLAAYAGRAFAASDEHLEARTEVVGFVDMVGYTRLTRQIGEDELSRVLDAFETLATEVIAEHHGRVVKMIGDEVLFVADTPVDAAEIALTLTERTSADETLPAVRAGMASGRILSRFGDVYGSVVNLAARLTSVARPGTILVDRELATELAEEKAYDLRPRRPVTVRGYNRLRPAALRRASAAPTGMFASSQQLAAEMLGLTAAAAEAEPADERVEHGEGHTEAGPRRRRRRRLR